The following coding sequences lie in one Helicoverpa armigera isolate CAAS_96S chromosome 8, ASM3070526v1, whole genome shotgun sequence genomic window:
- the LOC110383622 gene encoding uncharacterized protein LOC110383622 — MAEENGEVQVKEDVPNEEKVQEEYAYLDRGGFSSEKFKIELRGLPKFYGIAELKKLMNNKLGLNTSKIKRPKHGSHWLYACFQNDEERKKAIEALNGFSWKGKTLIAEEAKPAPDPLVKKRKQDEDIPEQNKKKKSEDDGKSQEERLKDATTPYWNITYENQLLVKEKEIRNILMRFDNEIWKIDRNRRQEIQKNQKQYGGLSFELRPIEKSPVTEGYRNKCEFTVGIDEESKLPTVGFRLGSYVTGTVGVGPIQGMIHISEQTKKAVLLFQEFVRKSKLAPFSPTDYSGYWRYLTVRDSTSTGEVMLIVAMHPQGMTDDEIDGIKKDLIDHFNSDEAIACGIKSLYFELVVKKRVGEEGSKPIHLSGSTHITDTILGKQFRISPEAFFQVNTAGADVLYRSAIDMSEVRPDSTVVDICCGTGTIGLCFAQHCSKVLGLEMIAEAVKDAKANAELNGIENCEFFTGKAEDILPSVLARATGDDVIAIVDPPRAGLHMRAVTQLRNTKKVKRLVYISCSPSSVVKNFIDLTRPSSKTLRGAPFLPVRAVPVDMFPQTKHVELAILFEREKVPDPVQEESVKSEDAGIDTKVQSDNNDVHIDDVNNQRLAESESVLDPNGEFLLKWRVDYTFRKIQFQIVISENAPSFHWFALGFSDRGKFNNSDVCLFWTDYKGKHHFEDMYGDDEGNLMRDPKQDCDAFYLDPETHSLVFERFFDTCDNDDYIIEEGTVHVVWAHGNDKLFTSKGLCLTCTPTTDHGFIRVRLFTPVGHQKVGDAYQLRITNKNLKVPGDDTTYWCHVVKLPEFITKKVHHIIQFQSTITKGNEGLVHHMEVFYCDTDPNKEVPLYEGNCFAPDRPEITKTCSKVKAAWAMGAPPFTYPKEAGLPLGGPKANKYLMLEVHYNNPELRKDWVDSSGIILHVTGQRRKYDAAIMELGLEYTDKMAIPGRQKAFPLTAYCIPQCTGVGLPSDGIIVFGSQLHTHLTGVAVWTRHSRQGVELPYLNKDLHYSTHFQEIRILHRPVNVLPGDYLETTCIYNTEDKDNATVGGHAITDEMCVNYMHYYPATELEVCKSAVSNAALESYFKFEKRWDNMSISYKAAPRANYLSIKPWTHLRANALHALYTESPISMQCNKSDGSRFQGDWEGIEIPKIKLPLPPEKRVCPDMIIDK; from the exons atgGCAGAAGAAAATGGTGAAGTTCAAGTTAAAGAAGATGTACCAAATGAAGAAAAGGTACAAGAAGAATATGCGTATTTGGATCGGGGAGGTTTCTCTTCGgaaaagtttaaaattgaaCTGCGTGGACTACCCAAGTTTTATGGAATAGCG GAATTGAAGAAACTTATGAACAACAAGCTGGGATTGAATACAAGTAAAATCAAAAGACCTAAACATGGCAGCCACTGGTTGTATGCATGCTTCCAAAATGATGAGGAACGCAAGAAAGCTATTGAAGCACTCAATGGTTTTTCATGGAAAG GTAAAACCTTAATAGCTGAAGAGGCAAAGCCAGCACCAGACCCATTAGTTAAGAAAAGGAAACAAGATGAGGACATACCAGAACAgaataagaagaagaaaagcGAAGATGATGGCAAGAGTCAGGAGGAGCGGCTCAAGGATGCCACCACTCCATACTGGAATATCACTTATGAAAATCAG CTGTTagtgaaagaaaaagaaataagaaacataCTAATGAGGTTTGACAACGAGATCTGGAAAATAGACAGGAATAGACGACAGGAAATTCAAAAGAACCAAAAACAGTATGGAGGTTTAAGTTTCGAACTCAGACCTATAGAGAAGTCTCCTGTAACTGAGGGGTATAGGAACAAATGTGAGTTCACTGTTGGGATTGATGAAGAGTCCAAGTTGCCCACGGTGGGCTTCAGACTCGGCAGCTATGTCACTGGTACTGTTGGCGTTGGACCAATACAAGGAATGATCCACATCTCTGAACAGACGAAGAAGGCTGTCTTG CTATTCCAAGAGTTTGTGCGCAAGTCCAAGCTAGCGCCGTTCTCGCCAACCGACTACTCAGGCTATTGGAGGTATCTCACTGTTCGCGACTCCACTTCCACTGGTGAAGTTATGCTCATCGTTGCTATGCATCCTCAG gGAATGACAGACGATGAAATTGATGGAATCAAGAAGGATTTAATCGACCATTTCAATTCAGATGAAGCAATCGCTTGTGGAATCAAATCGCTGTACTTTGAACTTGTCGTCAAAAA ACGAGTAGGTGAAGAAGGATCTAAACCAATACACCTATCAGGTTCCACTCACATCACGGACACCATTCTTGGCAAACAGTTCAGGATATCACCAGAGGCTTTCTTCCAG GTGAATACAGCAGGCGCAGACGTGTTATACCGAAGCGCTATCGACATGAGCGAGGTGCGACCAGACTCCACGGTAGTCGATATATGCTGCGGGACCGGCACTATTGGACTGTGCTTTGCTCAG CATTGCAGCAAAGTCCTAGGCTTGGAAATGATAGCGGAAGCTGTCAAAGACGCTAAAGCGAACGCGGAGCTGAACGGCATAGAGAACTGCGAGTTCTTCACGGGCAAGGCGGAGGATATACTGCCGTCCGTACTGGCCAGAGCCACCGGGGATGACGTCATCGCTATCGTGGACCCGCCTAGAGCTGGACTGC ACATGCGAGCAGTAACCCAGCTCCGAAACACAAAGAAGGTCAAACGCCTTGTCTACATCTCATGCAGTCCATCCTCAGTGGTGAAGAACTTCATAGACTTAACTCGTCCCTCGTCCAAGACGTTGCGCGGGGCTCCCTTCCTGCCGGTGCGGGCGGTACCCGTCGATATGTTCCCGCAAACTAAACATGTGGAACTCGCTATATTGTTTGAGAGAgag AAGGTGCCGGATCCCGTGCAAGAGGAATCAGTGAAATCCGAAGACGCTGGCATCGATACAAAAGTACAAAGTGACAATAATGATGTACATATAGATGATGTAAATA ACCAAAGATTAGCTGAAAGTGAGTCAGTCCTAGACCCAAACGGAGAGTTCCTACTGAAATGGAGAGTTGATTATACCTTCCGCAAGATTCAGTTTCAAATAGTGATCTCGGAAAACGCACCATCTTTCCACTGGTTTGCGTTAGGTTTCTCTGATAGAGGGAAGTTCAATAATTCTGATGTCTGTTTGTTCTGGACTGATTATAAAGGAAAACATCACTTTGag GATATGTACGGAGATGACGAAGGTAACTTGATGCGGGACCCTAAACAAGACTGCGATGCATTTTACCTGGACCCTGAAACTCATAGCTTGGTATTTGAAAGGTTTTTCGACACATGCGATAATGATGACTATATTATTGAG GAAGGAACAGTCCACGTAGTTTGGGCTCACGGCAACGACAAACTATTCACGTCCAAAGGTCTCTGCTTGACCTGCACTCCAACCACAGATCACGGCTTCATAAGAGTTCGACTCTTCACTCCCGTAGGCCACCAAAAAGTAGGTGACGCTTACCAATTGCGGATTACCAACAAGAACTTGAAGGTACCTGGGGATGATACTACATACTGGTGCCACGTGGTCAAGCTGCCAGAATTTATTACGAAGAAGGTTCATCATATAATTCag TTCCAATCTACCATCACCAAAGGCAATGAGGGTTTGGTCCACCATATGGAAGTATTTTATTGCGACACTGATCCTAACAAGGAGGTACCTCTTTATGAAGGCAACTGTTTCGCTCCTGACAGGCCTGAAATCACAAAAACATGCTCAAAG GTAAAAGCAGCATGGGCCATGGGTGCTCCTCCATTTACATATCCAAAGGAAGCTGGTTTGCCTCTCGGAGGACCGAAAGCAAACAAATACTTGATGCTGGAAGTGCATTATAACAATCCGGAATTACGAAAAG ACTGGGTAGACAGTTCAGGTATAATCCTCCATGTAACGGGACAAAGAAGAAAATACGATGCGGCCATCATGGAGCTTGGCTTGGAATATACTGATAAAATGGCAATACCTGGCAGACAGAAGGCTTTCCCGTTGACTGCATACTGCATCCCGCAATGTACTGGAGTG GGTCTACCATCCGACGGTATCATAGTGTTCGGTAGTCAGCTCCACACGCACCTGACAGGAGTAGCCGTCTGGACAAGGCATTCGAGGCAGGGGGTGGAGCTGCCCTATCTCAACAAGGACCTGCACTACTCCACGCATTTCCAGGAGATAAGAATCCTGCATCGCCCCGTTAATGTTCTGCCt GGTGACTACTTAGAAACGACCTGCATTTACAACACGGAAGATAAGGACAATGCCACAGTGGGGGGTCACGCCATAACAGACGAGATGTGCGTCAACTACATGCACTACTACCCCGCTACGGAGCTGGAAGTCTGCAAGAGTGCCGTCTCTAACGCTGCTCTTGAAAGCTACTTCAAGTTTGAGAAACG ATGGGACAATATGTCAATCTCGTACAAGGCGGCCCCCCGCGCGAACTATCTGTCGATCAAGCCTTGGACGCATCTGAGAGCCAACGCGCTACATGCTCTCTACACCGAGTCGCCTATATCTATGCAGTGCAACAAGTCTGATGGCAGCCGCTTCCAG gGAGACTGGGAAGGAATAGAGATACCAAAGATCAAGTTGCCCCTGCCGCCTGAAAAGAGAGTGTGTCCAGACATGATTATTGACAAATAA
- the LOC110383563 gene encoding transcription elongation factor SPT6: MADFLESEAEESEVDSEDEQPAERKKPKRKAAVQSDDEDEDEEDDEERLREELKDLIDDAPIEESGSDGEDSDASAGPKKRKKSDDELDDRLEDEDYDLIEENLGVKVARNKFKRLRRLEDDDSDNEGNDDPELEREVIAEKLFVGGSDDEDENRSESAAPRGEAEYDDENEDLESDADDFIVDDDGRPIAERKKKRKPIFTDASLQEGQDIFGVDFDYDEFEKYGEEDYEDEEEEDLDEYLEDEEEEGEKRRTKKGKAKRPSKKSIFEIYEPSELKRSHFTDLDNEIRKTDVPERMQTREVPITPVEEGSTELEDEAEWIYKQAFLKPPVSKPDAQEARERTRRGSSTITKIRQALDFMRNQTLEVPFIAFYRKEYVQPELSINDLWKVYKYDAKWCQLKQRKENLLKLFENMRDFQLDKVMENRDAPIPENMRLIKDEDIERLKNVQTPEELRDVHTHFLLYYSTDLPEMQKLQRTKEKKKNLEEKKRLAREEADRNGEDPDEAAAAVEAAEPDDEEVTEVKYAVRSGPYELCRKAGIEPLVKKFGLTPEQFAENVRDNYQRHEVEQQPVPPLEAAAEYTGSIGSAAEVVRRAVYMCGVQLAREPLLRATLRDALRDRATLTVKPTPRGLKEIDENHACFGLKYMKKKPVRDLTGDQFLKLTMAAEDKLLELSISEQIEGNTTISYLEELKQLYQKDEFAATVEAWNELRAEAVTIALTKIVMPELRRELHAVLLQESKEYILKCCRRRLYDWLKVAPYESRVSDDDDEEWSDSNGLRVLSLAYVPDRQHSAFACVVGAGGELADHLRLPHLLCRRNAWDARERQNKEADMTALRRFIMRKKPHVIVIGGESREAINVKADVSDCVQQLVEDEQFPRIPIEIADNHISKIYSNSIRGRHDFREYPDILRQAICQARLLQDPLMEISQLCGPDEEILCLRYHSLQDQIPKEDLLEGIELEFVNRVNEVGVDVNEAVLTGRGTELLQFVCGLGPRKAQALIKLFKQTNQKLENRTQLVTVCHMGPKVFINCSGFIKIDTSSLGDSTEAYIEVLDGSRVHPETYEWARKMAVDALEYEDEDANPAGALEEILEAPERLKDLDLDAFAEELERQGFGNKSITLYDIREELNSRYKDLRVAYRSPTAEELFDILTKETPETFYVGKMVLASVVGITHRKPQREMLDQANPVRNDETGLWECPFCHKNDFPELSEVWNHFDAGACPGQATGVRIRLDNGLSGYIHIKNLSDRHVADPTERVRIGQTVHCRILKIDVERFSVDCSSKSSDLLDKNNEWRPPKDPYYDQEAEDKDLRKEKEAKQTKERMQYVKRVIVHPAFHNISFAEAEKLMDKMAQGEVIVRPSSKGSDHLTVTWKVADGIYQHIDVREEGKENAFSLGRSLWIQGSEFEDLDEIIARHVTPMAGLARDLIAYKYYKPLGGMRDKAEEILKEEKARNPNKIHYVISAAKNYPGRFLLSYLPRARVTHEYVSVTPDGYKYRQRTFDSLAGLLRWFKEHFREPPPAGTPAARTPAGRTPHMSAYHTPAGHTPAFHTPAHTPGPAYVNTPYTPSAQTPYMTPFAATPRQPDFMPPPARVRQPAPYTEPADWQKAAEDWMRRNNREPSSTPRASGTPRASRTPRDGRDARDMREPREVRTPHAHSSGRSSRAHSLRSTPHTNTSPRSMSLGDATPLYDEN; encoded by the exons ATGGCTGATTTTCTGGAGTCAGAAGCGGAGGAAAGCGAG GTTGATTCTGAAGATGAACAGCCAGCGGAGCGGAAGAAGCCAAAGCGCAAGGCTGCCGTGCAAAGTGACGATGAGGACGAAGACGAAGAAG ATGATGAAGAGCGTCTCCGAGAGGAACTAAAAGATTTGATAGATGACGCACCTATAGAGGAATCGGGGAGTGATGGGGAGGACTCGGACGCTAGCGCAGGAccaaagaaaagaaagaaaagtgaTGATGAACTAGATGATAGATTGGAAGATGAGGATTATGACCTCATTGAGGAGAATCTTGGTGTTAAAGTTGCCAGA AACAAATTCAAGCGTCTGCGTAGACTGGAGGATGATGACAGTGACAATGAAGGGAATGATGACCCTGAGCTTGAGAGAGAGGTCATTGCTGAGAAGCTGTTTGTGGGAGGATCTGATGAT GAAGATGAAAACCGTTCAGAATCGGCGGCGCCTCGCGGCGAGGCCGAATATGATGACGAGAATGAGGACTTGGAGTCAGACGCTGATGATTTCATTGTAGACGATGACGGAAGACCCATAGCGGAGCGCAAGAAGAAACGGAAGCCTATATTTACTGATGC TTCCCTCCAAGAAGGTCAGGATATATTCGGCGTAGACTTCGATTACGATGAGTTTGAGAAGTATGGCGAGGAGGATTACGAAGACGAAGAGGAAGAGGACCTGGATGAATACCTGGAGGATGAGGAGGAAGAGG GTGAAAAACGTAGAACAAAGAAAGGTAAAGCCAAACGGCCGAGCAAGAAGTCTATCTTCGAGATATACGAGCCTAGTGAGCTAAAGAGAAGCCACTTCACTGATCTCGACAATGAG ATTCGTAAAACCGATGTTCCGGAGCGCATGCAAACGCGCGAGGTACCGATCACGCCGGTCGAAGAAGGCAGCACGGAGTTAGAAGATGAGGCCGAGTGGATATACAAGCAGGCCTTCTTGAAGCCACCTGTTTCTAAACCCGATGCGCAAGAGGCTAGGGAGAGGACGCGCAG GGGCAGCAGCACAATAACGAAGATACGTCAAGCGCTGGACTTCATGAGGAACCAGACGCTGGAAGTGCCCTTCATAGCGTTCTACCGCAAGGAGTACGTGCAGCCGGAGCTCAGTATCAACGACCTGTGGAAAGTCTACAAGTATGATGCTAAG TGGTGCCAACTGAAGCAACGCAAGGAGAATCTTCTCAAGTTGTTCGAGAACATGCGCGACTTCCAACTGGACAAGGTGATGGAGAACCGTGACGCGCCCATCCCTGAGAACATGAGGCTTATCAAGGATGAGGATATTGAGAG GTTGAAGAATGTGCAGACTCCAGAAGAGCTGCGTGATGTCCACACACACTTCCTGCTGTACTACTCCACGGATCTGCCTGAGATGCAGAAGTTGCAGCGCACCAaggagaagaagaagaatttggAAGAGAAAAA ACGTCTAGCTCGTGAAGAAGCTGACAGGAACGGCGAGGACCCCGACGAGGCGGCCGCCGCGGTGGAGGCAGCCGAGCCTGACGACGAAGAGGTCACGGAGGTCAAGTACGCAGTCAGGTCCGGACCTTACGAGCTCTGCAGGAAGGCTGGCATTG AGCCCTTGGTGAAGAAGTTCGGTCTGACTCCGGAGCAGTTCGCGGAGAACGTTCGCGACAACTACCAGCGACATGAAGTGGAACAACAGCCTGTGCCGCCGCTTGAAGCCGCTGCCgaatat ACCGGCTCAATCGGCTCAGCAGCAGAAGTAGTACGTCGTGCGGTATACATGTGCGGCGTACAACTAGCTCGCGAGCCGCTGTTACGCGCCACGTTGCGGGACGCGTTACGCGACCGTGCTACACTTACTGTCAAACCTACGCCGAGAGGACTCAAGGAGATTGACGAGAATCATGCGTGTTTTGG TTTGAAATACATGAAGAAGAAGCCAGTACGTGATCTGACAGGCGACCAGTTCTTGAAACTGACGATGGCTGCGGAAGACAAACTGTTGGAACTTAGCATCAGTGAACAGATTGAAGGGAACACCACTATTAGCTATCTGGAGGAACTCAAACAACTTTATCAGAAG GACGAGTTCGCAGCCACGGTAGAAGCTTGGAACGAGCTGCGAGCCGAAGCCGTCACTATCGCGCTCACCAAAATCGTGATGCCCGAGCTGCGCCGGGAACTGCATGCCGTGCTGCTGCAGGAGTCCAAGGAGTATATACTCAA ATGTTGTCGGCGCCGACTGTATGACTGGCTGAAGGTGGCGCCGTATGAATCCAGGGTATCAGATGACGATGACGAAGAGTGGTCTGATTCTAATG GTCTCCGCGTACTATCGCTGGCGTACGTCCCGGACCGGCAGCACAGCGCCTTCGCGTGCGTGGTGGGCGCGGGCGGCGAGCTCGCCGACCATCTGCGACTGCCGCATCTGCTGTGCAGACGCAACGCGTGGGATGCCAGGGAGAGGCAGAATAAGGAGGCTGATATGACGGCGCTGCGGAG ATTCATAATGCGCAAGAAGCCACACGTGATAGTAATCGGCGGCGAATCCCGGGAGGCTATCAACGTGAAAGCCGATGTGTCTGACTGCGTACAGCAGCTGGTGGAAGATGAGCAGTTCCCCAGGATACCCATAGAGATTGCTGATAACCATATCAGCAAGATCTACAGCAATAGTATTAGAGGACGG CACGACTTCAGAGAATACCCCGACATACTCCGTCAAGCGATATGCCAAGCTCGCTTACTGCAAGACCCTCTCATGGAAATATCACAACTGTGCGGTCCCGACGAAGAAATACTCTGTCTCAGATATCACTCCCTGCAAGACCAAATACCTAAAGAGGATTTACTCGAAGGCATAGAACTTGAATTCGTAAACAGAGTTAACGAAGTCGGTGTCGATGTCAACGAAGCAGTCCTAACTGGTCGAGGAACGGAATTACTTCAATTTGTCTGTGGTCTCGGCCCTAGAAAAGCTCAAGCACTAATAAAACTCTTCAAACAAACTAACCAAAAACTCGAAAATAGAACGCAACTCGTCACAGTATGTCACATGGGTCCAAAAGTCTTCATCAACTGCTCAGGTTTCATAAAAATAGACACGAGCAGTCTCGGTGATAGTACAGAAGCTTACATAGAAGTACTGGACGGTTCCCGAGTGCATCCGGAAACGTACGAATGGGCCCGAAAGATGGCCGTCGATGCCTTAGAGTACGAAGATGAGGACGCGAATCCTGCTGGAGCGTTAGAAGAAATTCTAGAAGCCCCTGAAAGACTGAAAGATTTAGATTTGGACGCTTTTGCCGAAGAATTGGAACGACAAGGTTTCGGTAACAAGAGCATAACTTTGTATGATATCCGAGAGGAATTAAACTCTAGGTATAAGGACCTTAGGGTTGCGTATCGCTCGCCGACCGCTGAGGAATTATTCGATATTTTAACTAAAGAGACGCCAGAGACTTTCTATGTAGGAAAGATGGTGTTGGCTTCAGTAGTTGGTATCACACATAGGAAGCCTCAGAGAGAAATGTTGGACCAGGCCAATCCTGTGAGGAACGATGAGACTGGATTGTGGGAGTGCCCATTCTGCCACAAAAATGACTTCCCTGAGCTTTCTGAG GTATGGAACCACTTCGACGCCGGCGCATGTCCGGGGCAGGCCACGGGTGTTCGGATTAGACTCGACAACGGCTTATCCGGGTACATTCACATAAAGAACCTTTCGGACAGACACGTGGCCGACCCCACGGAACGCGTCCGGATCGGACAGACGGTACACTGTAGGATATTGAAGATAGATGTCGAAAGGTTCTCTGTGGATTGCTCTTCGAAATCTTCAGACTTGTTGGATAAGAATAATGAGTGGAG GCCACCGAAAGACCCCTACTACGACCAAGAGGCCGAAGACAAAGATTTACGCAAAGAGAAAGAGGCGAAACAGACTAAAGAGCGCATGCAGTACGTGAAGCGAGTGATAGTGCATCCCGCTTTCCATAATATATCCTTTGCTGAGGCTGAGAAACTTATGGACAAGATGGCGCAGGGAGAGGTTATTGTTAGGCCTAGTAGTAAG GGTTCGGATCACCTGACAGTAACGTGGAAAGTAGCAGACGGTATTTATCAACATATTGATGTCAGGGAAGAAGGGAAAGAAAATGCCTTCTCATTAG gtCGAAGTTTATGGATTCAGGGTTCCGAATTCGAAGATCTCGATGAAATCATAGCGCGACACGTGACACCCATGGCGGGGCTCGCTCGAGACTTAATCGCGTACAAATACTACAAGCCTTTAGGCGGCATGCGGGACAAGGCTGAGGAGATCCTCAAGGAAGAGAAGGCTCGCAACCCGAACAAGATTCATTACGTTATTTCCGCTGCGAAGAACTACCCTGGGCGGTTCCTTCTGTCATATTTACCTCGAGCCCGCGTTACACACGAGTATGTATCCGTCACGCCTGACGGGTATAAATATAGGCAGCGTACGTTTGACTCGTTAGCTGGTCTGCTACGCTGGTTTAAGGAACATTTCCGCGAGCCGCCTCCTGCTGGTACCCCCGCCGCCCGCACCCCCGCAGGCCGCACCCCGCACATGTCGGCGTACCACACTCCGGCCGGCCACACCCCCGCCTTCCACACGCCTGCACACACCCCCGGCCCCGCCTACGTCAACACGCCCTACACGCCGTCCGCTCAGACGCCCTACATGACGCCCTTCGCTGCTACACCGCGACAGCCGGACTTCATGCCGCCGCCTGCAAGAGTCCGACAGCCCGCGCCTTATACTGAGCCTGCTGATTGGCAGAAGGCTGCTGAAGACTGGATGCGGCGGAATAACCGGGAGCCGTCGAGTACTCCTCGTGCTTCTGGAACTCCCCGCGCGTCCCGCACGCCTCGCGACGGACGTGATGCTCGTGATATGCGCGAACCTCGCGAAGTTCGTACGCCGCATGCTCACAGCTCAGGGCGCTCGTCCCGTGCTCACTCACTGCGATCAACACCTCACACCAACACCTCGCCTCGCTCCATGTCTCTGGGTGACGCCACGCCGCTCTATGACGAGAACTAA
- the LOC110383644 gene encoding cold shock domain-containing protein CG9705, which produces MSNDYGFNSDDSPNKTNSHLQLPSPIITRRNRTASTSERALGNPIESGKIKSFCRAKGHGFVTPERGGEDIFLHISDIEGEYVPLPGDEVIYRLCPIPPKFEKNQAVHVRIVHLTPEKHLKWDEPPPL; this is translated from the exons ATGTCTAATGATTACGGCTTTAATAGTGATGATTCAcccaataaaacaaattctcATCTACAATTGCCAAGCCCAATAATTACGCGCCGGAACCGAACAGCTTCGAC gtCGGAAAGGGCTTTAGGAAATCCGATAGAAAGTGgtaaaatcaaatcattttgCCGAGCGAAAGGTCATGGATTTGTTACTCCTGAAAGAGGCGGCGAAGATATATTTCTACATATCTCTGA CATTGAAGGCGAATATGTTCCACTGCCAGGTGATGAAGTAATATACAGGCTCTGTCCAATCCCTCCCAAGTTTGAGAAGAACCAAGCTGTCCATGTCCGCATTGTCCACCTGACTCCTGAGAAGCACCTCAAGTGGGACGAGCCACCCCCGCTGTAA
- the LOC110383721 gene encoding uncharacterized protein LOC110383721 → MQGTKNNTSTRIRGENWTQEEKDLFFEIMRESAHIVDIKSTDTDSNRRKKLEWLNVQNKLKELTGKPRDVPQLKGFWRRFKMATKESVPQHQTTSLEDYDISGEGETVTVTADVYCKENYKVHPPTPITNKTQVEKKITCKTALPNSNFKIKKRAMEMMEEEHELKIKYQQQELAHQELKHRMEIELYQLDKTKKELEIELLKKKLKE, encoded by the exons ATGCAAGgaactaaaaacaatacaagtaCACGTATACGTGGTGAAAACTGGACCCAAGAAGAAAAG GATCTGTTCTTCGAAATAATGCGGGAGTCCGCACATATTGTCGATATTAAATCAACGGATACCGATAGtaacagaagaaaaaaattggAATGGTTGAATGTCCAAAACAA ACTCAAAGAACTTACCGGGAAACCTAGAGATGTACCTCAGTTAAAAGGTTTCTGGAGGCGGTTTAAGATGGCCACAAAAGAAAGTGTGCCACAACACCAAACAACCTCATTAGAGGATTATGATATATCGGGAGAAGGTGAAACTGTTACTGTAACTGCAGATGTGTACTGCAAAGAG AATTATAAAGTACACCCCCCTACCcctataacaaacaaaacacaagtagaaaaaaaaat TACCTGCAAGACAGCGCTGCCCAAcagcaattttaaaattaaaaagcggGCCATGGAAATGATGGAAGAAGAGCatgagctaaaaataaaataccagcaGCAAGAGTTAGCCCACCAGGAATTAAAACATAGGATGGAGATAGAGTTATATCAGttagataaaacaaaaaaagaattggaAATAGAactattaaagaaaaaactaaaagaataa
- the LOC110383633 gene encoding AH receptor-interacting protein, with the protein MTQIAPVVKNLIYAGQKYIPIANGSKVHFHFQTWKLGKERVLLDDSRKIGKKEPMVLVIGHKFKLEVWETIVKMMAVGEVSSFKVQKELVFSYPFISKTLRELGQDPRRVKHSCTMTLHTEGLGHADLDDLMKNPCDLEFIIEILKVERSDEYEKELWQLNAKERTDLIPMLREKGNKLYVQKKYKEAEEAYHEALGICEQLMIRERKGDEEWADLNKIKLPILLNYAQCKLLNGEYYAVIEHCNTVLEFEKDNEKALYRRGKAHVGAWNPDDAEDDFKRLKSLNPSMAATVDKELENIKRLRKEKEDQDKDALKNMFVKNGTM; encoded by the exons ATGACTCAAATCGCCCCCGTAGTTAAGAATCTTATTTACGCTggacaaaaatatattcctaTTGCCAATGGGAGTAAG GTTCATTTCCATTTCCAAACATGGAAACTTGGAAAGGAGAGAGTTCTGCTGGATGATAGCAGAAAGATAGGGAAGAAAGAGCCCATGGTTTTGGTGATAGGCCATAAGTTCAAACTGGAAGTATGGGAGACTATAGTCAAGATGATGGCGGTCGGAGAAGTGTCCAGCTTCAAAGTTCAGAAAGAG CTAGTCTTCAGTTACCCCTTCATATCAAAAACTCTACGTGAACTGGGACAGGACCCCCGCAGGGTAAAGCACTCATGTACCATGACTCTGCACACTGAGGGGCTTGGCCATGCAGACCTCGATGACTTGATGAAGAACCCCTGTGATTTGGAGTTTATTATAG AAATACTAAAAGTGGAAAGATCAGATGAATATGAAAAAGAGTTGTGGCAGTTGAATGCTAAAGAGAGAACGGATTTGATACCCATGCTCAGAGAAAAGGGTAACAAACTTTATGTGCAGAAGAAGTACAAAGAGGCTGAGGAGGCCTACCACGAGGCTCTGGGCATTTGTGAACAGCTTATGATCAG GGAAAGAAAAGGAGATGAAGAATGGgctgatttgaataaaataaagttacccATACTACTCAACTATGCACAGTGCAAGCTGCTTAATGGAGAATATTATGCAGTCATAGAACATTGCAACACTGTCCTAGAATTTGAAAAAG ATAATGAAAAAGCGTTATACAGGCGAGGCAAAGCGCACGTCGGCGCTTGGAACCCCGATGACGCAGAAGACGATTTCAAAAGGTTAAAATCTTTAAATCCGTCCATGGCAGCCACTGTAGATAAAGAACTGGAAAATATAAAGAGATTACGAAAAGAAAAGGAGGACCAGGATAAAGATGCGCTTAAAAATATGTTCGTGAAAAATGGGACCATGTAG